The sequence ACTTTCAAGATGCCAAGTTCGTCCAGATCGTCCTTGTCCCACTGGATCACCGTGCGTCCATCCATCGCGGCATTCTCAATCGGCACCAGCTCACAGAGTGGACCTTGCGTAATCACCAGTCCCCCGACGTGTTGTCCCAAGTGGCGGGGAAAGCCGAGTAGTTCGCCTACCAAGCCCAACAGTTGCCTGCCGACTTGCGATTGCGGATCAATCCCGGCAGCGGCGCAGCGCTGTTCGGGCAACGTACTGTGCCTATCGAGAGTTTTTGCCAGCGCATCGACTCGATCCAACGACAGTCCTAATGCCTTGCCTACGTCTCGCACGGCGGAGCGGGGCCGGTATGTAATGGCTTCGGCGGTCATGCCCGCTCGTTCGCGGCCATACTTTTGGTAAACGTATTGAATGACCTCCTCTCGGCGCTCGTGTTCAAAATCCACGTCGATGTCGGGCGCTTCGTTGCGTTCGCGCGAAATAAATCTTTCAAATAAAACGTCGATCCGTTCGGGATCAACGGAGGTCACACCCAGGCAATAGCAAACCGCTGAGTTGGCTGCTGATCCCCGACCTTGGCAGAGAATGTTCCGCGAACGCGCGAAGCGCACCAAATCCCACACGGTCAGGAAATACGCTTCATACCGCAATTCGACGATCAGCGCCAGTTCGTGTTCCAGAAGTTGTCGAACCTTCGCTGGAATGTCATTGGGATACCTCTGCCGAGCGCCGTCCCAAGTGAGCTTGGTCAAATGTTCCAGCGGCGTCTGCCCGGCTGGTGCCAATTCTTCCGGGTATTCGTAGCGCAGCTCGTCCAATGAAAACGTGCATCGGCTGGCGACTTCGATGGTTCGCCGCATCGCGTCGGGCGCACGAGCGAACAACTCCTGTATTTCTTCCGGCGCTTTCAAGTGCCTAGCGGCATTGGGGTACAAGAGTTCGCCGGCGTCAGCCACAGTGCAACCGTGGCACGTGGCAGTCAGTACATCAGCCAGCGCCCGCCGCGAAGGATGATGAAAATGCACATCGTTGGCCGCGACCAAGGGCACACGAGCTTGTTTGGCCAAGTGCATCCGCTGTTCTAGCTCGCGCTCGTCGTTTGGCCCCCGATGCAATTCAGCTAATAAGTAACAGCGATCCGCAAACAATTCACGGTAACGGAAAAGATCGTGCCGACTGACTTCGCCAGCGACAGTGGCGAGCAACCCTTCCGCATGACCGGCAAGCTCATCGAACGACAGCCGGAATTCACCTTTGGGAGCATTGCGCCGGCCAATGGTTATCAAGCGGGAAAGCCGACCGTAGGCTTTGCGATCAGTGGCTAGCAGAACAACCGTAGAGGCATCGACAAGAGTGAGTTCAGTGCCGAACAGCAATTTTAATTGTGCTTGCTTGGCCGCTCCGTGCGCTCGCACGATTCCGGCCAAACTGTTGCGGTCCGTAATCGCCAGCGCCCTGTATCCAAGTTCGGCGGCACGACAGACAAGTTCGTCAGGATGCGAAGCACCTTCCAGAAATGAGAAATTGGTTTTGCAATGGAGTTCGGCGTAGGGAATCGCCGCAGGTGCGCTTGTTGTGGCAGCTTCGAGCGGCCTACGTTTGCTTTCTGGTTTGTCAGGCATCAGTCGAATACCCCATGCAAGAACCATTTGGCATCCGATAGCCGGCGAAACAACCAGAAGCGTCTGCCCGTCGTCGTCTCGATCCGGTAGTAATCGCGCTGGACGTAACGGCCGCGCCACCACCCAGTTTGGATTCGCTCTGGTCCCCAAGTGCGAGCGACTCGTTGCAGACCGTGGAAATGAAATTGGATGGGCGGACCATCGGGCACGACCGACAGCACTTCCAGCGGAATGGGTTCGGCTTCCAGCCACAATGGTCGCGGCAACTGCTTCCAGCGCTGCTGTTTTGATTTGCGTGGCGGCACGCCAGCCAGCGGTTCGTAGCGAAACGCCAATTCCGGCTGGGCCTCGGATTGTGGCACCGCGCGAATGACCGATTCGCGCCCGAGCCGATTGCTGAGTCGATCCACAAGCAAGCCAACTTGCCGCCTCCCTTCACGCCGCGACGGCTCGAAAAGTTCCGGTTGCCAGGTTTGCAAACGAGCGGCGAGCGGCACTGATAATTTGACTGCGGTTACGGGACCACCGAGTACAACTCGTTCCAATCGCATTCGCAACAGGTCGAGCAAATGTTTTGGATCGGCACTAGCCCGGAACAAACCCGCTTGTATTTTGAGTGGCTCGGCATCTTCGCATCGGAATTGACATTCCAACTGGATTGCTCCCTGCTGTCGCTGCGCCAATGGTTGTGCGACACGCTCCACAAGTTCTCGGAGAATAATGTCAACCGTCTGTCGATCTTCGGTAGGATATTCCAACTCGATTTCTGTTGTGATTTCTGGCAGGGACCGATGTGATACAATTGTTTCGGGAATTAAGCCTGTGAATTGGTCCAGCCGACGTAAAAGCAGCGGATCAAAACGGGAGGCTATCGCATTGCGTGGCAGTTTCAACAGTTGGCCGATTCTCTCAACACCTAACTCAGCGAGAATCTCTGTTTCTTCAATGCGCAGGGAGGCAATGGGCAAATCGACCAGTGCGTTCATTTCGCCGTGCGGCACAATGCCGGGACACTCGCCATAGTGTGCTACGGCCCATGCGGCCCCAAGTGTGTCCGCAATTGCAACTCGAATCGAAAGACCACGACGATGCGATGTTTTGACGATTTGTTGGGCAAGCAACGGCTCCCCGCCGAACAGTGACCCCAAGCCTGTCACGTCCATACAAAGATTGTCCGGCTGTTCAATGCCGACAATCGGGCTGAACTGTTCGCACCATGCGGCCAGCAATAAGAGCGTCGCCTGATCGGCCAGCGGATCATGCTGTTCAAAGTGAGCGGCAGCCAGCGCCGTCGCTTCGGCCAATGGCATTCCTAGCGGAATGTTTCGCTTGCTGCTGGCGACTACTCGCAGGCAACCACGGTGCAGTGCATACAAAATCAGTTCGCGGTGCCTAAGCTCTGGCCGTGCTAGGCGCAATCGCTGCAATGGCCATTGAGGGAGCCAGAGACACAGTGCGCGATTCTTGGAGCGTTCCCGTTTCATCGTCCAGTTCCAATTCCACCGTTGCCCCTGCATGACCGTTTCGACAGCGAACGACTTCGATTCGTAATCGACGAGTTGTATTGAGAGCAGGCCGAGCTTCCACCAAAAGTTGCATGTCGGACCAAGTTGGATGTCCGCGCACGCAGAGGGAGCGAATGAATACCCCGACGCTACCGCTCGATTCTGCCGCCAACTGCAAGGCACGAAATGCTCGTCCGTCTAATTTGTCTGGCCAGCATAAGACAGCCCCGACCCCCTTGCAGGACAGCGATTGGTGCAAA comes from Pirellulales bacterium and encodes:
- a CDS encoding PHP domain-containing protein encodes the protein MPDKPESKRRPLEAATTSAPAAIPYAELHCKTNFSFLEGASHPDELVCRAAELGYRALAITDRNSLAGIVRAHGAAKQAQLKLLFGTELTLVDASTVVLLATDRKAYGRLSRLITIGRRNAPKGEFRLSFDELAGHAEGLLATVAGEVSRHDLFRYRELFADRCYLLAELHRGPNDERELEQRMHLAKQARVPLVAANDVHFHHPSRRALADVLTATCHGCTVADAGELLYPNAARHLKAPEEIQELFARAPDAMRRTIEVASRCTFSLDELRYEYPEELAPAGQTPLEHLTKLTWDGARQRYPNDIPAKVRQLLEHELALIVELRYEAYFLTVWDLVRFARSRNILCQGRGSAANSAVCYCLGVTSVDPERIDVLFERFISRERNEAPDIDVDFEHERREEVIQYVYQKYGRERAGMTAEAITYRPRSAVRDVGKALGLSLDRVDALAKTLDRHSTLPEQRCAAAGIDPQSQVGRQLLGLVGELLGFPRHLGQHVGGLVITQGPLCELVPIENAAMDGRTVIQWDKDDLDELGILKVDCLALGMLTAIHKCFDLVEQYHHRKLSMADIPEGDNGVYDMICRADTMGVFQIESRAQMSMLPRLRPRKFYDLVIEVAIVRPGRFKAIWCIRICDDGLVAKRLNIPTMKSAKCCTKLWACRYFKSKR
- a CDS encoding DNA polymerase Y family protein; the protein is MKRERSKNRALCLWLPQWPLQRLRLARPELRHRELILYALHRGCLRVVASSKRNIPLGMPLAEATALAAAHFEQHDPLADQATLLLLAAWCEQFSPIVGIEQPDNLCMDVTGLGSLFGGEPLLAQQIVKTSHRRGLSIRVAIADTLGAAWAVAHYGECPGIVPHGEMNALVDLPIASLRIEETEILAELGVERIGQLLKLPRNAIASRFDPLLLRRLDQFTGLIPETIVSHRSLPEITTEIELEYPTEDRQTVDIILRELVERVAQPLAQRQQGAIQLECQFRCEDAEPLKIQAGLFRASADPKHLLDLLRMRLERVVLGGPVTAVKLSVPLAARLQTWQPELFEPSRREGRRQVGLLVDRLSNRLGRESVIRAVPQSEAQPELAFRYEPLAGVPPRKSKQQRWKQLPRPLWLEAEPIPLEVLSVVPDGPPIQFHFHGLQRVARTWGPERIQTGWWRGRYVQRDYYRIETTTGRRFWLFRRLSDAKWFLHGVFD